The proteins below are encoded in one region of Thermus albus:
- a CDS encoding alpha/beta hydrolase, which translates to MHLLLLHGFTSHPVLTLGPLPRVLREAGFTVVQPALPGHGTRPEDLLRVRWQDWLAVAQEAYQKLPEPRGVVGLSMGALLAAHLAAESPTQALVALAPALALKHPLAPLAPLLAWFIPRFPGPDSIQDPELRKQNPNYPYFPTRTLLQLLALMRRTPEVLPQVKAPALVVEAGRDKVVDPAGVRGYHALLGSPKKDYLVFPESGHDLLLDRDREAGAQAVRDWLIANNNHLQ; encoded by the coding sequence ATGCATCTCCTCTTGCTCCACGGCTTTACCTCCCACCCCGTCCTCACCCTGGGCCCCTTGCCCAGGGTGTTGCGGGAAGCCGGTTTTACCGTGGTTCAACCGGCCCTACCAGGCCACGGCACCCGGCCAGAGGACCTTCTTCGGGTGCGCTGGCAGGACTGGCTGGCGGTGGCCCAGGAGGCATACCAGAAGCTACCCGAGCCTCGAGGGGTGGTGGGGCTTTCCATGGGCGCCCTCCTAGCCGCCCACCTGGCCGCGGAAAGCCCCACCCAGGCCCTGGTGGCCCTGGCCCCAGCCCTGGCCCTCAAACACCCCCTTGCCCCCCTGGCTCCCCTCTTGGCCTGGTTCATCCCCCGTTTTCCTGGCCCCGATTCCATCCAGGACCCTGAGCTTAGGAAGCAAAACCCCAACTACCCCTACTTCCCCACCCGGACCCTCCTCCAGCTTTTGGCCCTGATGCGCCGCACCCCCGAGGTCCTACCCCAGGTGAAGGCCCCTGCCTTGGTGGTGGAGGCCGGCCGGGACAAGGTGGTGGACCCTGCCGGGGTCCGGGGCTACCACGCCCTTTTGGGAAGCCCTAAGAAGGATTACCTGGTCTTCCCGGAAAGCGGGCATGACCTCCTCTTGGACCGGGACCGGGAAGCCGGGGCCCAGGCGGTCCGGGATTGGCTTATTGCTAACAATAATCACTTGCAGTAA